A DNA window from Amycolatopsis sp. DSM 110486 contains the following coding sequences:
- a CDS encoding AMP-binding protein, which produces MADSVEQLISVPLQELPERWRSASRAEEIAGARALHDRDPDEYWAWAAGKQRWMRPWDEVRSGDLPEFRYFTGGLLNVADNCVDRWAEDPATADRAAVVWEGEPGDTRTVTYAELARETSALAAGLLELGVGKGDVVAIYLPNLVEAFTAIHACNRIGAIYTVLFSGFGKDAVAARLKVSGAKAVVVADASYRRGKLVPLLETLRTARPGLPDLGHVVVLDRTGRDLPLEAGEVSYADLVARHPEGTPAVPLEANDPAFLIFTSGTESTPKGVVHSVAGFLVGTWANAYWQAGLEQGDVYWVAADVGWLTFPIQAVIGGLACGTTIACYEGALDTPTKERFYEFCERHEVTQVLAAPTVLRMLRSFGEDLCAAHPLPHLKLITVQGEPLDAETFTWGGAHLDVPIVNAYGQTETGSTWTYPVTGVDALKAGSAGRPLPGHHCEVVDDDGVPVPAGTKGNLVITRPFPTLARTVWGDHERYLSAYFSQYPGKYNTKDEAVLDADGHLWVLGRADDVINVAAHRISTMEIEGVVTAHERVAEAAVVGVPDPTKGTVPIAFVTLLAGADADSVSAELIRRVGEELGGYARLAKVYPVTALPKTRTGKTMRRLLRDVLVEGAPRGDTSAMEDPGALDAVLTAVSAAR; this is translated from the coding sequence GTGGCAGACAGTGTGGAACAGCTGATCTCCGTCCCGTTGCAGGAACTTCCGGAACGGTGGCGCTCGGCGAGCCGGGCCGAGGAGATCGCGGGCGCGCGGGCACTGCACGATCGCGACCCGGACGAGTACTGGGCGTGGGCCGCGGGCAAGCAGCGCTGGATGCGGCCGTGGGACGAGGTGCGCAGCGGTGACCTGCCCGAGTTCCGCTACTTCACGGGCGGCCTGCTCAACGTCGCCGACAACTGCGTCGACCGCTGGGCCGAGGACCCCGCGACGGCCGACCGCGCCGCCGTGGTGTGGGAGGGCGAGCCGGGGGACACCCGCACGGTGACCTACGCCGAGCTCGCCCGGGAGACCTCGGCGCTGGCGGCGGGGCTGCTGGAGCTGGGCGTCGGCAAGGGCGACGTGGTCGCGATCTACCTGCCGAACCTCGTCGAGGCGTTCACGGCCATCCACGCGTGCAACCGGATCGGCGCGATCTACACGGTGCTGTTCTCCGGCTTCGGCAAGGACGCCGTGGCCGCGCGGCTCAAGGTCTCCGGCGCGAAGGCCGTGGTGGTCGCCGACGCGTCCTACCGGCGCGGGAAGCTGGTGCCGCTGCTGGAGACCCTGCGCACCGCCCGGCCGGGCCTGCCCGACCTCGGCCACGTCGTGGTGCTCGACCGCACCGGCCGCGACCTGCCGCTCGAAGCGGGCGAGGTCTCCTACGCCGACCTCGTCGCCCGCCACCCCGAAGGCACGCCGGCCGTGCCGCTGGAGGCCAACGACCCGGCGTTTCTGATCTTCACCAGCGGCACGGAGTCGACGCCGAAGGGTGTGGTGCACTCGGTCGCCGGGTTCCTGGTCGGCACGTGGGCCAACGCCTACTGGCAGGCCGGCCTCGAGCAGGGCGACGTCTACTGGGTGGCCGCCGACGTCGGCTGGCTGACCTTCCCGATCCAGGCCGTGATCGGCGGGCTGGCGTGCGGGACCACGATCGCGTGTTACGAGGGCGCGCTCGACACCCCGACGAAGGAACGCTTCTACGAGTTCTGCGAACGCCACGAGGTCACGCAGGTGCTGGCCGCGCCGACCGTGCTGCGGATGCTGCGCTCGTTCGGCGAGGACCTGTGTGCCGCGCACCCGCTGCCGCACCTCAAGCTGATCACCGTGCAGGGCGAGCCGCTCGACGCCGAGACGTTCACGTGGGGCGGCGCGCACCTCGACGTCCCGATCGTGAACGCCTACGGCCAGACCGAGACCGGCTCGACCTGGACCTACCCGGTCACCGGCGTCGACGCGCTGAAGGCGGGCTCCGCCGGCCGCCCCCTGCCCGGCCACCACTGCGAGGTCGTGGACGACGACGGCGTGCCGGTTCCCGCCGGTACCAAGGGAAATCTGGTGATCACCCGCCCGTTTCCCACCCTGGCCCGCACGGTGTGGGGTGATCACGAGCGGTACCTGTCGGCGTACTTCAGCCAGTACCCCGGCAAATACAACACCAAGGACGAGGCCGTCCTCGACGCCGACGGCCACCTGTGGGTGCTCGGCCGCGCGGACGACGTCATCAACGTCGCCGCTCACCGCATCTCCACGATGGAGATCGAAGGCGTCGTGACCGCCCACGAGCGCGTCGCGGAGGCCGCCGTGGTCGGCGTGCCCGACCCGACGAAGGGCACGGTCCCGATCGCCTTCGTCACGCTCCTGGCCGGAGCCGACGCCGACTCGGTGTCGGCCGAGCTGATCCGCCGCGTGGGCGAGGAACTCGGCGGCTACGCGCGGCTGGCCAAGGTCTATCCCGTCACGGCGCTGCCCAAGACCCGCACGGGCAAGACCATGCGGCGCCTGCTGCGCGACGTCCTCGTCGAGGGCGCTCCGCGCGGCGACACCAGCGCCATGGAGGACCCCGGTGCCCTGGACGCGGTGCTGACGGCGGTGTCCGCGGCCCGCTGA
- a CDS encoding DUF998 domain-containing protein, which produces MTALAVDRRPALLSIAGIAAFAIGAALVLLLQLVPPTDEISVTSRTISEYGLSDNKWVFDLAVVLVAVGSAVTLAVLRLQRRLPVVSALFGALWTIGLLVIVAFPKTNWATATGGAAGGTLHRVASVVAFVCLPLAILVAARTTFPHSPRRRFAARLLAVLSLGWLAIIVGAVAVAAVNDERWWLLIPLGLVERGMALTELVALAVLAAPVGAKKRARVSS; this is translated from the coding sequence ATGACCGCCCTCGCCGTGGACCGCCGCCCCGCTCTGCTGTCGATCGCCGGCATCGCCGCGTTCGCGATCGGCGCCGCACTGGTCCTGCTCCTCCAACTGGTGCCGCCCACCGACGAGATCAGCGTGACCAGCCGGACCATCAGCGAGTACGGCCTCTCGGACAACAAGTGGGTGTTCGACCTCGCGGTGGTCCTCGTGGCCGTGGGCTCCGCCGTGACGCTCGCCGTGCTGCGGCTGCAACGGCGGCTGCCTGTGGTTTCCGCCTTGTTCGGTGCACTGTGGACGATCGGCTTGCTCGTGATCGTGGCGTTCCCGAAGACCAACTGGGCCACCGCCACCGGTGGTGCCGCGGGCGGCACGCTGCACCGGGTCGCGAGCGTGGTCGCGTTCGTCTGCCTGCCGCTGGCGATCCTGGTCGCCGCGCGTACGACGTTCCCGCACTCGCCGCGCCGCCGGTTCGCCGCGCGGCTGCTCGCCGTGCTGTCGCTGGGCTGGCTGGCGATCATCGTCGGCGCCGTGGCGGTCGCCGCGGTGAACGACGAACGCTGGTGGCTGCTCATCCCGCTCGGCCTCGTCGAACGCGGGATGGCGCTCACGGAGCTGGTCGCGTTGGCAGTGCTGGCGGCGCCGGTGGGCGCGAAGAAACGGGCCCGCGTTTCGAGCTGA